The DNA segment GGGGCGGCTGAGCGACCTCGGCGGCAGCGCGGAACTGATCTCGGTACCCGGCCAGGGCACGGAGGTCGAGCTGAAGGTACCGAAGGACAGCGACGGCGAACGGGACGCACGGGGGAAGGCGGAACAGGGATGACGACGGACACTGCGGGGGGAGAGAGGGCAGACGGGGAACCCGGGGACGGGCGGGGCCCGGTGAGGGTGATGGTGGTCGACGACCACCCCATGTGGCGCGACGCCGTCGCCCGGGACCTGTCCGAGTCCGGCTTCGAGGTGGTCGCCACCGCGGGCGACGGCGACCAGGCCGTGCGCCGAGCCAAGGCCGTGGCCCCCGACGTCCTCGTCCTCGACCTGAACCTGCCCGGCAAGCCCGGCGTCCAGGTCTGCAAGGAGGTCGTCGCCGGGAATCCCGCGCTGCGGGTGCTGGTGCTCTCGGCGAGCGGCGAACACACCGACGTCCTGGAGGCGGTGAAGTCCGGGGCCACCGGCTATCTGCTGAAGTCCGCCTCCCCCCAGGACCTGCAGGACGCGGTGCGCCGTACGGCCGTCGGCGACCCGGTGTTCACCCCGGGCCTGGCCGGACTGGTCCTCGGTGAGTACCGCAGGCTGGCCTCCGACCCGGCGCCCGCCCCGGAGGGCGGCGCCTCCAGGGCACCCCGGCTGACCGGCCGGGAGACCGAGGTGCTGCGCCTGGTCGCCAAGGGCCTCAGCTACAAGCAGATCGCCGAACGGCTCGTCATCTCCCACCGCACGGTGCAGAACCACGTCCAGAACACCCTCGGCAAGCTCCAGCTGCACAACCGGGTGGAACTCGTCCGCTACGCCATCGAGCGAGGCCTCGACGACGAGTAGCACCCGGCAAACCCTCTGAACCGTCCGGTGGTTGGGCTTTCCCGCCGGACCCGGCAGCCGGGGCCGAAACGCGCCGCTGCTGCCCCGTTCGGCCCAGGCGCATCCGCTCCCGGCCCCGTATATTCGCGGATGCGGCAGTCGTCGCGTACGGAAGCGTTCCCGGCACGACCCCCGGAGGGACCCTGTGGAGATCCTCGCGTTCGGTGTGCAGGCCGACGAGAAGCCCCTGATCGAGCGGGCCTTCCAAGGGCACCACGAGGTGCGAGGCCTGCATGTCTTCCTCAACGAGGACACCGCGCCCATCGCGGCGGGCCACGAGGTGATCTCCACCAGCGTCAACTGCGACCTCGGCGCAGGTGTCCTGGAGAGCCTGGCGGCCGGCGGCACCCGGATGATCGCCCAGCGGTCCACCGGCTTCAACAACGTCGACCTGAAGACGGCCGAGCGGCTCGGCCTGACGGTCGCCCGGGTGTCTTACTACTCGCCCCACTCGGTCGCCGAGTTCGCCTGGGCCCTCGCCATGGCCGTCAACCGGCGGATCGTCCGTGCCTCCACCCGCACCCGTGACTTCGACTTCCGGCTCGACGGGCTGATGGGCCGTGACATGCACGGCCGCACCGTCGGCGTCATCGGCACCGGCAAGATCGGTGAGGCCTTCACCCGGATCGCGCACGGCTTCGGCATGCGGCTGCTCGGCTGGGACGTCGCCGAGAACCCCGCCTGCCGTGACCTCGGCATGACCTACGTCCCCAAGGAACAGCTGCTCGCCGAATCCGACCTGGTCAGCCTGCACGTTCCGCTGCTGCCGGAGACCCTCCACCTGATCGACGGCGCCGCCCTGCGGACAATGCGGGACGACGCCGTCCTGGTGAACTCCAGCCGCGGCGGACTCGTGGACACCGTCGCCCTCGTCGCCGAACTGCGGGCGGGCCGCTTCACCGGTGTCGGACTGGACGTGTACGAGGCGGAGGCGGGCCTGTTCTTCCTCGACAAGTCCCTGGAGGCCATCGAGGACGACACCCTGGCCCGCCTCGTCACCTTCCCGAACGTGCTGGTCACGTCCCACCAGGCGTACTACACCGTGGACGCCGTCGGCCAGATCATCGACACCACGGTGCGCAACGTCCTCGACTACACCGAGGGCCGCCGCTCGGAGAACGTCCTGGTCCCGCGCAGCTGACCCGTCAGCTCGGCGACGATCGCCGCGCCGTTCAGGGTGAGCACCGACTCGGGGTGGAACTGCAGCGACGCGAACCGGGGTCCGCGCAGCGCGTGCACCTCGCCGTTCGCCGCGCGGCTCACCTCGACGCCGCGCGCCGCCAGCTCCGCCGCCGCTCCGTCGTCGCAGCGCGCGACGAAGCTGTTGTAGAAGCCGACCGTCTCCGGCCGCCCGAACAGGTCGATCTCCGTCTGCGTTCCCTGGTACGGCACCTCCTTGCGGACGGTCTCCAGACCCAGCTCGGCCGCGATCAGCTCGTGGCCGAGGCAGACACCGAGCACGCCGTGCCGGTTCTCCCCGACCACCGCGGCGGTCAGGCCGCGCAGGAACCGCATCCTCGGGTCGGCCGTGTCGGACGGGTCACCGGGGCCGGGACCCAGTACCACAGGCCCCTCGTGCCCGAGTACCGTCTTCCGGAGTCCGGGTTCGTCGTACCGCCGGACGGTGACCGTGAGCCCCGACGAGCGCAGCACATGCGCGAGCATCGCCGTGAAGGTGTCCTCCCCGTCGACGACCAGGGCGTGTCCCTCCAGCGCGGCCGACGGCTCCCGCATCCGCAGCCAGAACGGGGCCAGTGAGGCCCGCCGCCCGTCCAGTGCCGCCCGCACCCGGGGGTCGTCCGCCAGCCGTGGCCGTACGGGCTCCTCGCGCGGTCCCCCGGGACGCACCCCCAGCGCGGCGAGCACCCCGGCCGCCTTCGCGTGGGTCTCGGCGACCTCGCCCGCCGGGTCCGAGCCCCGCACCAGCGTGGCGCCGACCGGCACCCGCAGCCGTCCGGCCGCGTCGATGTCGGCGGTGCGGATGAGGATGGGGGAGTCGAGGGTCTGGGCCCCACCCGCATCCCGGCCGAGCAGCGCCAGCGCCCCCGCGTAGTAACCACGCCCGGCACCGTCCGGCCCGAGGGACTCGTACCGCTCGATCACCCGGCAGGCGTTCTGCACCGGCGACCCCGTGACGGTCGCGGCGAACATGGTCTCCTTCAGTACCTCCCGCACATCCAGCGAGGACCGGCCGCGCAGCTCGTACTCCGTGTGCGCGAGGTGCGCCATCTCCTTCAGCCGGGGCCCGACCACGACACCGCCCATGTCGCCGACGGTGCACATCATCTTGAGTTCCTCGTCGACGACCATCGACAGCTCCTCGATCTCCTTGCCGTCGGCGAGGAACTCCAGCAGATGCCCGGGGGTCGGCCCGTCGGCCGGGTACCGGTAGGTGCCGCTGATCGGGTTCATCACGACCGTCCCGCCGGACGCGCGCACATGCACCTCGGGGCTCGCCCCGACCAGTGTCCGCCCTCCCGCCTCCTGCCCGGTGTGCACCACGAACGTCCAGTACGCGCCCCGTTCGCCCGTCAGCAGCCGCCGGAACAGCGCCAGCGCGTCGGCCCGCCCGAACCCGGGGACCTCCCCCTCGTACGTCCGCCGGATCACGAAGTTGGCACCCTCGCCCCGCCCGATCTCCTCCCGCAGCACCCGCCCGACGATTTCGGCGTACTCCTCGTCGCCGACGTCGAAGCCGCCGCCCTCCACCCGCACGTCGTGCGTGGGCAGCTGCGCCAGGGCCTCGGCGAGCGGGATCTCGTGGCGCTCCTCGGGGGTCAGCACCAGCAGGGGGGTGCCGTCGTCGCGCACGTCGAAACCGCGCTCCCGGATCTGCCGGAAGGGGATGAGCGCCAGCCCTTCGTCGGGCAGGTCCGCCAGGCGGTCACGGGAGGTGACGGGGCCGAGCAGCAGTTCCACCACGGTGTCGTCGTGGCCGGGCGTGCGGCGGCGCAGCAGGGCGAACGGACGGGAATCGTCGAGCAGGTCGAGCAGGTTCATCGGTCGTGGTCCCTCGATAAGGGAGGGCCGGCCCGCGGGCGCCGCGCTGTCCGCGAACGCCGAAGGCCGCCCCTCGGGCGGCCTTCGCGAAGTCTTGTGTACGCGCTACAAGATCAGTGGGCCGCCGGAGAAGCGGGCCACCACCAGTTCCGGATCGAGTGCGCGAACATGTCACGCACGCTACACGACGAGCATGCGCGACGTGGGCCGTTCCGTGTCGTTGCACACGATGTTCCCCGCCGGCGCGGAGGGTCCGCTCAGGACACTGCTCCAGACGAGCACCGTACGGTTGCTCCCCGCCGCCGCGGGGGCGTCGGGGTCTGCCGGCTCGAACCGGCCGGTCAGATCTGTCTCACGGACCGAGCGCGGCGATGGACAACCGAACCGACCGCGTACTCTTGGGCCCGTGACCGTGAACGCTGATCCTCGAAGCGTCGCCGCTCAGGCGACTTGGCGCAACCTGCCCGCGGCGCAGCAGCCCGAGTACCCGGATGCCGAGGCTCTGCGCGATGTGATCGCCGAGCTCGAAACGTATCCCCCGTTGGTGTTCGCCGGCGAGTGCGACCAGCTGCGCGCGCGTATGGCCGCGGTCGCCAAGGGAGAGGCGTTCCTCCTCCAGGGCGGCGACTGCGCCGAATCCTTCGGCGCGGTGTCCGCCGAGCACATCCGGGCCAAACTCCAGACCTTGCTCCAGATGGGCGCCGTCCTCACCTACGCCGCGTCCGTGCCCGTGGTGAAGGTGGGCCGGATCGCCGGCCAGTACTCCAAGCCGCGCTCCAAGTCGACCGAGACCCGCGACGGTGTGACGCTGCCCACCTACCGGGGCGACTCCGTCAACGGCTTCGACTTCACCGAGGCCGCCCGCGTCCCGGACCCCGAGCGGCTGAAGCGGATGTACCACGCCTCGGCCTCCACGCTGAACCTGGTGCGCGCCTTCACCACCGGCGGTTACGCCGACCTGCGTCAGGTGCACGCCTGGAACCAGGACTTCGTGAAGTCGTCCCCGTCGGGCCAGCGCTACGAGCAGCTCGCCCGCGAGATCGACAACGCGCTGAACTTCATGCAGGCCTGCGGGGCCGAGCCGGAGGAATTCAAGACCGTCGAGTTCTTCTCCTCGCACGAGGCGCTGCTGATGGACTACGAGTCGGCGCTGACCCGCGTCGACTCGCGCACCGGGCAGCTGTACGACGTCTCCGCGCACATGGTGTGGGTCGGCGAGCGCACCCGGCAGATGGACCACGCGCACATCGAGTTCGCCTCGCGGATCCGCAACCCCCTCGGCATCAAGCTCGGCCCGACGACGACGGCCGAGGAGGCGCTGCAGTACATCGAGCGTCTCGACCCGGACCGCGAGCCCGGCCGGCTGACCTTCATCGTCCGCATGGGCGCGGACAAGATCCGCGACAAGCTGCCCGAGCTGGTCGAGAAGGTCGCCGCCTCCGGTACCACCGTCGCCTGGGTGACCGACCCGATGCACGGCAACACCTTCGAGGCGGCCTCCGGCCACAAGACCCGCCGCTTCGACGACGTGCTCGACGAGGTGAAGGGCTTCTTCGAGGTCCACAAGGGGCTGGGCACCCACCCCGGCGGCATCCACGTGGAACTCACCGGCGACGACGTCACCGAGTGCGTGGGCGGCGGCGACGAGATCTTCGTCGACGATCTGCACCAGCGCTACGAGACCGCCTGCGACCCGCGGCTCAACCGCAGCCAGTCGCTGGACCTGGCGTTCCTCGTCGCCGAGATGTACCGGGACCAGTAACATCGCTCAGCTGCGGGAACGGCAGGGGTGGGGCGCGGATCACACAGGGTCCGCGCCCCACCCCACTTTTCTGCCCTCCGGACGACAGGTAAGGTTAGGTTAGCCTCACCGATCAGGGGTCGGGATGGCGCGACCCAGTCCTACGTCGGGAGGTGAACCGCGTGTTCGTCTGCAGCTGCTTCGGGGTGACCGAGGAACAGGTGAGGATTCACGCGGACGCCGGGGCCTGCACTCCTCGGCAGATCGCCTCCGCCTGCAAGGCCGGCACCGACTGCGGCGGCTGCGTGCGGCGCATCCAGGCGCTGCTCGGCCGTGGCGCCTGCCCCCGCCGGCAGGTGGCCGACCAGGGCCGGCCGCCCCTCGTGGCGGAGCTGCCCGAAGCCGCGTAAGGCCTGTCGGCTGTCGGCTCAGCGGGTCGAGAAGCCGCTCGTCCCCGGGCCCGAGGGGTCCGGCTGGGACTGCTCGGTCACCGTCGACAGATACAGTGCCTCGCCCAGCTTCTCGATGAGTCCCAGCTGGGTGTCCAGGTAGTCGATGTGGTGTTCCTCGTCGGCGAGGATCGCCTCGAAGATGTTGGCGGACGTGATGTCGTTCTTGCGGCGCATGACCTCCACGCCCCGGCGCAGGCGGTCGATGGCCTCGACCTCGACCTCCCGGTCGGCCTGGAACATCTCCGTCACCGTCTGCCCGACCCGCACGTGGAAGAGCCGCTGGTAGTTGGGCAGGCCGTCGAGCAGCAGGATGCGGTCGGTGAGGACCTCCGCGTGACGCATCTCGTCGAAGGACTCGGCGCGCGTGTACTCGGCGAGTTTGGTCCAGCCCTTGTGGTCCTGCAGCTTCGAGTGCAGGAAGTACTGGTTGATCGCGGTCAGCTCGGCGGTCAGCTGCTCGTTGAGGAATTCGATGACCTCGGGGTCGCCCTGCATCGCAGAAGCTCCTTCCATACGGATGTACGAGTCAGATGCGCCGCATGATTCCACCGGCGGAGAAGATCGTCCAGTAAGCGTTGACTTAGCAAGTAAGAGTACATTTGCAGATGTTTTACATGGATTGCTCGTCTTCGTGGCCCCGGTCCGATGCGTCACGCAGGGTCTGTCAGGATGGAAGCATGGGTCAGCCGGCGGAACGCGAATCGGAGGAGCGCCCAACGGAGGAAGGGGCACGGTTCGAGCTTCCGCCGGGGCAGCGGCTGCAGAAGGGCTGGCCGGTCACGCACTACGGGCCGGTGCCCAGGTTCCGGGCCGAGCGCTGGGACTTCAGGGTGTTCGGCGCCACCGCCGAGGGCGACAAGCACCGCTGGAACCATGAGGAGTTCACGGCCCTGCCGTACCGCAGCGTCGTGGCCGACCTGCACTGCGTCACCAAGTTCAGCATGCTCGGAGCCGAATGGGGCGGCATTCCGGCGCGCACCGTCCTGGAGCTCGCCCCGCCCGCGCCCGACGTCACCCATGTGATGGTGTGGGCCGAGTACGGATTCAGTTCCAACCTGCGTCTGGCGGACTTCTCGTCCGAGCGGACCCTCTTCGCCACCCACAAGGACGGTGAACTGCTGACCGCCGAGCACGGATTTCCGCTCCGTCTGGTCGTTCCCCATCTGTACGCCTGGAAGGGACCCAAATGGGTCCGCGGAGTGGAGTACATGACCGACGACCGCCGCGGTTTCTGGGAGGAGCGCGGCTATCACAACGTCGGCGATCCCTGGAAGGAGCAGCGCTACTCGTACCAGGAGGAGCCCGGGGACGGCCCCGGGCTCTGAGCCGGTCCGGGTGGGACTACGACTCCCGGAGCTTCTTCAGCCGCTCCACGTCCGCCGCGTGCCCCTCCTTGCCGCCGGGCGTCTCGATGATCAGCGGCACGCCCTCGGTCGCGGGGTGTGTCATCAGCGCGCGGAACGGGTCCTCGCCGATACGGCCGTCGCCGATGTTCGCGTGACGGTCCTTGTGCGCGCCGGCCACATCCATCGAGTCATTGGCGTGGATCAGTTTCAGCCGCCCCTCACCGACCGTGTCCACCAACAGATCCAGCGTCCGGTGCATCCCGTCCGGTCCGGTCAGATCGTGACCGGCCGCGAAGACATGACAGGTGTCCAGGCAGACGCCCAGCTTCGGATGGGCGTCCAGCACCTCGAAGTACGGCCCGAAGTCCCAGGTCCGCGAGCAGAGGGAGGAGCCCTGGCCGGCCGTCGACTCCAGCAGCAGGAACGGGTCGTCGTCATGGGTGAGCTCGTCGAGCAGCGGCAGCAGGTACTCCCGTACCTGTGCCAGCGCCACCGACCGCTCGCGTCCACCGGTCGCGCTGCCGGTGTGGACCACCACGCCCAGTGCCCCGATCTCGCGCCCGCGCCGCAGCGAGTGCCGCAGCGACTCGGCGGACCGTTCGGCGGTCGCCCGGGTGTGTGACCCGAAGTTGATCAGGTACGGGGCGTGCACGTACGCCGGGATCGCCTCGGCCGCACACGTCTCGCGGAAGGCCTCGTCCTGCTTCGGGCTGCCGACCGGCGTCGCCCAGCCCCGCGGATTGGCGACGAAGACCTGCACGGTCTCCGCACGCAGCTCACGGGCGTAGGACAGACCGACGGAATGCAGACCGCCGGCCACGGGGACATGGCCGCCGACCGGGTTGCGGGCAGGGCCGGACAGGTGACTCTTCACCCGTCCAGGGTGTCACGCGTGCGTCCGGCGCCCGCCGGCGGATCAGCGGATCCTGAGGGTGATCGTCGAGCCCTTGGGCGCGGTGTCCCCGCCCGCCACGGACTGTTCGTCGACGGTGTCGCCGAACAGTCCGAGCAGTCCGCGGTCCTCCTCGACCCGGAACCCGGCCGCCTCCAGCGTCCTGGTGGCCTTGTCCACGCCGTCCCCGACCACGTCGGGAACCTCGACCATCTCGGGGCCCTTGGACAGCGTCAGCGTCACGGTGTCCCCCTCGACGGCCTCACCGCCCGCATCCGGGCTCTGCCGGGCCACCCGTCCCGCCTCGTGTTCGGAGGTGATCCGCCCGGTGGCGACCTCCACCTCGAGGCCGGCCTCCTCCAGCTCGGCGCGCGCGTCCTGAAGGTCCTCGCCGGTCACCTCGGGGATGTCCACCGGGTTGCCCCTGCTCACGGTGAGCGCCACCGCCGAGCCCGCACGGACCTCGGTGCCCCCGGCCGGCCCGGTGGAGATCACGGAGCCCTTGGCCACGTCCTCGCTGAACTCCTGGGTGACCATGCCGGGCTCCAGGCCCACGTCCTCCAGCGCGGACCGCGCCTTGTCCAGTGCGACGCCGTCCACATCGGGCACCTGCACGGTCCTCGGCCCCTTGGAGAGGGTCAGCGAGACCGAGTCGGTGTTGCGGATGCGCTCGCCCGCCCCCGGATCCGTACTGATCACCGTGCCCCGCCCCACGGAGTCGCTGTACGCCTCCTCGACCTGCCCGACGTCCAGCCCGGCCTGAGCCAGCCGGTCCCGGGCCTGCTTCTCGGTCTTGGCCAGCAGCGGCGGGACCTTGGTGAACTGGCCCGAGTTGATGTACCAGACGCCCGCTCCGGCCCCGAGGAGCAGCAGCACCACGACGACGATCGTCATCGGGCCGCGCCGCAGCGCCGGAGCGCGCAGTACCGGACCGCGCCGGGGCGGCAGCGGCGCCGGGAACGGGAGCCGGCTGGTGCGGTGGTCCGTGTCCTCGTCGACGGGCAGCGGGCGGGGCACCGTCAGCGCGCGCGGGATGACGCTCGTACGGTCCTCGGCGTTGTGGTGCCGCGACGACAGTGCCTGCGGTGGAGTCGCGTCCAGCTGCGCCGCGTCGAGGCCGCCGCGGACCTCGCGGACCTGCGCGAGCAGCGCCACCGCGTCGTACGGGCGGACCTCCGGACTGCGCGCGGTCGCCGACGCGACCAGTTCGTCCAGCGCGTAGGCCATACCGGGCACGGCGGCCGACGGCGGCGGTACGTCGTCGTGCAGATGTTTGTAGAGCACGATCGCGGGGGAGTCCCCCTCGTGCGGACGCTCACCCGTCAGCACCTCGTAGAGCAGGATGCCGCACGCGTAGACGTCCACGCGGGGGTCGGCGGCACCGTTCTTGATCTGCTCCGGTGCCAGGTAGGAGACCGTGCCCAGCACGGTGCCGGTGGTGTTCGTCACCGTGTCCACGCCCCGGACCAGGCCGAAGTCGGCGACCTTGACCCAGCCGTCGTCCCCTATCAGCACGTTCTCCGGCTTCATGTCCCGGTGCACGAAACCGGCGCGGTGGGCGGCGCCGAGCGCGGCCAGCATCGGCTCCAGGATGTCCAGCGCGGCCCGCGGCTGCAGCGCCCCGCGCTCACGCAGCACGTCCCGAAGGGTGCAGCCGGCGACGTACTCCATCGCCAGATACACGTACCCCCGGTCGGTGCCCTGGTCGAAGACCTGAACCACGTTCGGATGGGCCAGACGGGCCACCGACTTCGCCTCGCGGATGAACCGGTCGACGAAGGAGCCGTCGGCGGCGAGCGCCGGGTGCATCACCTTGAGCGCGAGCACGCGGTCGAGACGGGTGTCCACGGCCCGGTAGACCGTGGCCATCCCGCCGACCGCGATGCGCGCCTCGACGCGATACCGGCCGTCGAGCACCTGCCCGACCAGAGGGTCCTGAAGGGTCGTGTCCACGCAGGTGAGTCTACGAGCCGCCGCCGACACCCCCACCGCTTCGTCGCGGACCGCACCGTGACTGCAGCGGACCTGTGACGCAACCCACGCACACGGCGCGGGGCAAACGCGTGCACGGCCCGGCCCACGACGCCGAGGCCGAGGCCGGTGGCGCACTCCCACGGGGAGCGTTCACCGCCGGGGAGCATTCACCTCTCGACCGACTGGAAACGGGTGGTGCGCGGGTGGGAGAACACTCAGAACGCCGGCCGCTCCGGATCCA comes from the Streptomyces sp. KMM 9044 genome and includes:
- a CDS encoding response regulator, with protein sequence MTTDTAGGERADGEPGDGRGPVRVMVVDDHPMWRDAVARDLSESGFEVVATAGDGDQAVRRAKAVAPDVLVLDLNLPGKPGVQVCKEVVAGNPALRVLVLSASGEHTDVLEAVKSGATGYLLKSASPQDLQDAVRRTAVGDPVFTPGLAGLVLGEYRRLASDPAPAPEGGASRAPRLTGRETEVLRLVAKGLSYKQIAERLVISHRTVQNHVQNTLGKLQLHNRVELVRYAIERGLDDE
- a CDS encoding 2-hydroxyacid dehydrogenase; protein product: MEILAFGVQADEKPLIERAFQGHHEVRGLHVFLNEDTAPIAAGHEVISTSVNCDLGAGVLESLAAGGTRMIAQRSTGFNNVDLKTAERLGLTVARVSYYSPHSVAEFAWALAMAVNRRIVRASTRTRDFDFRLDGLMGRDMHGRTVGVIGTGKIGEAFTRIAHGFGMRLLGWDVAENPACRDLGMTYVPKEQLLAESDLVSLHVPLLPETLHLIDGAALRTMRDDAVLVNSSRGGLVDTVALVAELRAGRFTGVGLDVYEAEAGLFFLDKSLEAIEDDTLARLVTFPNVLVTSHQAYYTVDAVGQIIDTTVRNVLDYTEGRRSENVLVPRS
- a CDS encoding anthranilate synthase family protein, translating into MNLLDLLDDSRPFALLRRRTPGHDDTVVELLLGPVTSRDRLADLPDEGLALIPFRQIRERGFDVRDDGTPLLVLTPEERHEIPLAEALAQLPTHDVRVEGGGFDVGDEEYAEIVGRVLREEIGRGEGANFVIRRTYEGEVPGFGRADALALFRRLLTGERGAYWTFVVHTGQEAGGRTLVGASPEVHVRASGGTVVMNPISGTYRYPADGPTPGHLLEFLADGKEIEELSMVVDEELKMMCTVGDMGGVVVGPRLKEMAHLAHTEYELRGRSSLDVREVLKETMFAATVTGSPVQNACRVIERYESLGPDGAGRGYYAGALALLGRDAGGAQTLDSPILIRTADIDAAGRLRVPVGATLVRGSDPAGEVAETHAKAAGVLAALGVRPGGPREEPVRPRLADDPRVRAALDGRRASLAPFWLRMREPSAALEGHALVVDGEDTFTAMLAHVLRSSGLTVTVRRYDEPGLRKTVLGHEGPVVLGPGPGDPSDTADPRMRFLRGLTAAVVGENRHGVLGVCLGHELIAAELGLETVRKEVPYQGTQTEIDLFGRPETVGFYNSFVARCDDGAAAELAARGVEVSRAANGEVHALRGPRFASLQFHPESVLTLNGAAIVAELTGQLRGTRTFSERRPSV
- a CDS encoding trp operon leader peptide encodes the protein MFAHSIRNWWWPASPAAH
- a CDS encoding class II 3-deoxy-7-phosphoheptulonate synthase, yielding MTVNADPRSVAAQATWRNLPAAQQPEYPDAEALRDVIAELETYPPLVFAGECDQLRARMAAVAKGEAFLLQGGDCAESFGAVSAEHIRAKLQTLLQMGAVLTYAASVPVVKVGRIAGQYSKPRSKSTETRDGVTLPTYRGDSVNGFDFTEAARVPDPERLKRMYHASASTLNLVRAFTTGGYADLRQVHAWNQDFVKSSPSGQRYEQLAREIDNALNFMQACGAEPEEFKTVEFFSSHEALLMDYESALTRVDSRTGQLYDVSAHMVWVGERTRQMDHAHIEFASRIRNPLGIKLGPTTTAEEALQYIERLDPDREPGRLTFIVRMGADKIRDKLPELVEKVAASGTTVAWVTDPMHGNTFEAASGHKTRRFDDVLDEVKGFFEVHKGLGTHPGGIHVELTGDDVTECVGGGDEIFVDDLHQRYETACDPRLNRSQSLDLAFLVAEMYRDQ
- a CDS encoding (2Fe-2S)-binding protein; its protein translation is MNRVFVCSCFGVTEEQVRIHADAGACTPRQIASACKAGTDCGGCVRRIQALLGRGACPRRQVADQGRPPLVAELPEAA
- the bfr gene encoding bacterioferritin, with the protein product MQGDPEVIEFLNEQLTAELTAINQYFLHSKLQDHKGWTKLAEYTRAESFDEMRHAEVLTDRILLLDGLPNYQRLFHVRVGQTVTEMFQADREVEVEAIDRLRRGVEVMRRKNDITSANIFEAILADEEHHIDYLDTQLGLIEKLGEALYLSTVTEQSQPDPSGPGTSGFSTR
- a CDS encoding sulfite oxidase-like oxidoreductase; the protein is MGQPAERESEERPTEEGARFELPPGQRLQKGWPVTHYGPVPRFRAERWDFRVFGATAEGDKHRWNHEEFTALPYRSVVADLHCVTKFSMLGAEWGGIPARTVLELAPPAPDVTHVMVWAEYGFSSNLRLADFSSERTLFATHKDGELLTAEHGFPLRLVVPHLYAWKGPKWVRGVEYMTDDRRGFWEERGYHNVGDPWKEQRYSYQEEPGDGPGL
- a CDS encoding deoxyribonuclease IV, which gives rise to MKSHLSGPARNPVGGHVPVAGGLHSVGLSYARELRAETVQVFVANPRGWATPVGSPKQDEAFRETCAAEAIPAYVHAPYLINFGSHTRATAERSAESLRHSLRRGREIGALGVVVHTGSATGGRERSVALAQVREYLLPLLDELTHDDDPFLLLESTAGQGSSLCSRTWDFGPYFEVLDAHPKLGVCLDTCHVFAAGHDLTGPDGMHRTLDLLVDTVGEGRLKLIHANDSMDVAGAHKDRHANIGDGRIGEDPFRALMTHPATEGVPLIIETPGGKEGHAADVERLKKLRES
- the pknB gene encoding Stk1 family PASTA domain-containing Ser/Thr kinase gives rise to the protein MDTTLQDPLVGQVLDGRYRVEARIAVGGMATVYRAVDTRLDRVLALKVMHPALAADGSFVDRFIREAKSVARLAHPNVVQVFDQGTDRGYVYLAMEYVAGCTLRDVLRERGALQPRAALDILEPMLAALGAAHRAGFVHRDMKPENVLIGDDGWVKVADFGLVRGVDTVTNTTGTVLGTVSYLAPEQIKNGAADPRVDVYACGILLYEVLTGERPHEGDSPAIVLYKHLHDDVPPPSAAVPGMAYALDELVASATARSPEVRPYDAVALLAQVREVRGGLDAAQLDATPPQALSSRHHNAEDRTSVIPRALTVPRPLPVDEDTDHRTSRLPFPAPLPPRRGPVLRAPALRRGPMTIVVVVLLLLGAGAGVWYINSGQFTKVPPLLAKTEKQARDRLAQAGLDVGQVEEAYSDSVGRGTVISTDPGAGERIRNTDSVSLTLSKGPRTVQVPDVDGVALDKARSALEDVGLEPGMVTQEFSEDVAKGSVISTGPAGGTEVRAGSAVALTVSRGNPVDIPEVTGEDLQDARAELEEAGLEVEVATGRITSEHEAGRVARQSPDAGGEAVEGDTVTLTLSKGPEMVEVPDVVGDGVDKATRTLEAAGFRVEEDRGLLGLFGDTVDEQSVAGGDTAPKGSTITLRIR